From the Desulfobacterales bacterium genome, one window contains:
- a CDS encoding ATP-binding cassette domain-containing protein, with protein MKPVLRVSHISYIYPGSFLEAISNVSFSAGSGQCVCISGPSGCGKTTLLMAIQGLLKDFSTCGHVFIHPALPGLDAGMVFQNAETQILCSTVGDEVAFWPENLGMSRGAVGAAVADALSSVGLSGLEARSVEALSAGQKHRLTLASVLSMKPGLILLDEPCGQLDDPGKQKLIQILTRLKEQGHTLLISDHDLEPYRLLADRYMLMKNGSIHQTLSQFPSGYEMAAVFDGIEAAGRVGNTSGPPVVEISDLVLTGPENDLLFNHLNLSVRQGEFVHVYGTNGAGKSTLLRCISGFVRTQSGTLQVAGMDCPRPHQLPGKVGLLMQNPHRQLFEDTVFDEVAFTLKRSGRLPFLQIRDQVIRTLEFCDVGHLADRSPLTLSFGEQHRVALASVIVSEPQVLLLDEPFSGLDIARRIRMVNLINRLCRDRDIAVVMASHNRLYDKCRVDQRLVLNAGQLSIQSVSQ; from the coding sequence ATGAAACCGGTCCTTCGGGTGAGCCATATCAGTTATATTTATCCCGGGTCTTTTCTCGAAGCCATCAGCAATGTATCCTTTTCCGCCGGAAGCGGGCAATGTGTCTGTATTTCAGGTCCGTCCGGGTGCGGGAAAACCACATTGCTGATGGCGATACAGGGTCTTTTGAAAGATTTCAGCACGTGTGGGCATGTCTTCATCCATCCGGCGCTGCCGGGTCTGGATGCCGGCATGGTGTTCCAGAATGCCGAAACCCAGATCCTGTGCAGCACGGTGGGGGATGAAGTTGCATTCTGGCCGGAAAATCTGGGAATGTCCCGTGGCGCTGTCGGCGCTGCGGTCGCAGATGCGCTGAGCTCCGTTGGCCTGTCCGGCCTGGAGGCCCGAAGCGTTGAAGCGCTTTCGGCCGGTCAGAAACATCGGTTGACCCTCGCTTCCGTGCTGTCAATGAAGCCGGGACTGATCCTGCTGGATGAACCCTGCGGCCAGCTGGACGACCCGGGAAAACAAAAATTGATACAGATATTAACCCGCCTCAAAGAACAAGGCCATACCCTGCTGATTTCCGATCACGATCTGGAGCCCTACCGCCTTCTTGCCGACAGGTATATGCTGATGAAAAACGGCTCGATTCATCAGACGCTGAGCCAGTTTCCATCCGGGTATGAAATGGCCGCGGTGTTCGATGGTATCGAGGCAGCAGGCCGTGTGGGTAACACCAGCGGGCCGCCGGTGGTGGAAATCAGCGATCTGGTGTTAACCGGGCCGGAAAACGATCTGCTGTTCAACCATCTTAACCTGAGCGTCCGGCAGGGAGAGTTTGTCCACGTTTACGGAACAAATGGTGCCGGCAAATCCACCCTTCTCAGATGCATCAGCGGGTTTGTACGGACCCAATCCGGTACACTTCAAGTCGCGGGGATGGATTGTCCCCGGCCGCATCAGCTTCCGGGAAAGGTGGGACTGCTGATGCAGAATCCCCATCGGCAGTTGTTTGAAGATACCGTATTTGACGAGGTGGCGTTTACTTTAAAACGATCCGGGCGGCTGCCTTTTCTGCAGATACGGGATCAGGTTATCCGGACGCTGGAATTTTGCGACGTGGGGCATCTTGCAGACCGATCGCCCTTGACCCTGAGTTTTGGCGAACAGCACCGGGTGGCGCTGGCATCCGTCATTGTGTCCGAACCGCAGGTGCTGCTGCTTGACGAGCCTTTTTCAGGCCTGGATATTGCCCGGCGAATCCGTATGGTAAACCTGATTAACCGACTTTGCAGGGATCGGGATATCGCCGTGGTGATGGCATCGCATAACCGGCTTTACGACAAATGCAGGGTGGATCAACGACTCGTCTTGAATGCCGGGCAGCTGTCCATTCAAAGCGTTTCACAATAA
- a CDS encoding energy-coupling factor transporter transmembrane component T, which yields MSLSSQTLAYQFRSGDSLCHRMGSGWKMAGVCAMCSAACIVKTVTGLTVLVGINLIGYGLARLKVVDLWRDIRAFLVQMAIVVALYMLRYGSAGLLPGARTSLQILLFFMPGALFLRTTSSSQLMKTLRRILPERIAFFVFISFRFVPYFTREFTDIVMAQQLRGARVTTRSLINPRNWPDMFHCILIPLMIRALKTAEDAALSAEARGFGKRAGSCREEIE from the coding sequence TTGAGTCTGTCATCTCAAACCCTCGCCTACCAGTTCCGCAGCGGTGATTCACTATGCCACCGGATGGGTTCCGGCTGGAAAATGGCCGGGGTATGTGCCATGTGTTCGGCCGCCTGTATTGTCAAAACGGTTACGGGCCTGACGGTGCTTGTGGGAATTAATCTCATCGGTTACGGACTTGCGCGGCTCAAAGTGGTGGATTTGTGGAGAGACATCCGCGCTTTTCTGGTTCAGATGGCGATCGTGGTGGCGTTGTACATGCTTCGCTATGGAAGCGCAGGCCTTTTGCCAGGTGCCAGAACGTCGCTGCAGATACTGCTGTTTTTCATGCCGGGTGCGCTTTTTCTGCGGACAACCTCTTCGTCACAGTTGATGAAAACCCTTCGACGCATACTGCCGGAGCGGATCGCGTTTTTTGTGTTCATCAGTTTCCGGTTTGTGCCGTATTTTACCCGGGAGTTCACTGACATCGTCATGGCGCAGCAACTGCGTGGCGCCCGTGTGACGACCCGTTCCCTGATCAATCCCCGGAACTGGCCGGATATGTTTCACTGCATACTGATTCCCCTGATGATACGGGCCTTGAAAACGGCTGAAGATGCGGCATTGTCAGCTGAGGCCAGGGGATTTGGAAAACGGGCCGGTTCATGCCGGGAGGAAATCGAATGA
- the acnA gene encoding aconitate hydratase AcnA, translated as ALAGKYTRAQGLFYTGENDPDYSQVLDFDLSAVAPSVAGPARPQDRIELKNLKTAFAAQLAATDTQAASTASASLETRPSVWDTTHRKTCHVDLDGQDVRIGNGSIVIAAITSCTNTSNPNVVLGAGLVAKNAVRKGLRVSPHVKTTFAPGSRTVGRYVEDAGLMPYLEALGFHLSGFGCATCIGNSGALHPGLEKAITDNGLTVASVLSGNRNFEARIHQRIKANFLMSPMLVVAFAIAGRIDIDLTTEPVGFDPNGTPVYLKDLWPSNREIRKLVHDHVTRDGFETGYHDIFAGDRFWQALAEEKSTTFPWDEHSTYIKHPPYFENFDLHVGPCPDIHEAKPLLMLGDSVTTDHISPAGAIPAHYPAGQYLTGHGLTPEAFNTYGSRRGNHEVMMRGTFANIRIKNQLAAPSEGGYTRKFPEKEKMFIFDAADRYRHEDIPLIVLGGKEYGTGSSRDWAAKGTLLLGIKAVIAESYERIHRSNLVGMGVLPLIFTAGQSWRSLGLNGSETFFIDGIDTVSPGKVLQVTAGKTDGSRIRFEAIARLDTQIDVEYFKHGGILPYVLRKLIAEDSRPTPHG; from the coding sequence CGCCCTTGCCGGAAAGTATACCCGGGCCCAGGGACTTTTTTATACCGGCGAAAATGACCCGGACTACAGTCAGGTGCTTGATTTTGACCTGTCGGCCGTAGCCCCTTCGGTAGCCGGACCGGCACGGCCCCAGGACCGGATCGAACTGAAAAACCTCAAAACAGCCTTCGCCGCGCAACTGGCGGCAACTGACACGCAGGCGGCATCGACCGCGTCAGCATCACTGGAAACCAGGCCATCCGTGTGGGATACCACCCATCGCAAAACCTGCCACGTGGATCTTGACGGTCAGGACGTGCGAATCGGAAACGGAAGTATCGTGATCGCCGCCATCACCTCCTGTACCAACACGTCCAACCCGAATGTGGTACTGGGCGCAGGGCTTGTCGCAAAAAATGCCGTCAGAAAAGGTCTGCGCGTCTCCCCCCATGTAAAGACCACCTTTGCCCCCGGTTCCCGGACCGTCGGCAGATACGTTGAGGATGCCGGACTGATGCCTTACCTGGAAGCACTGGGCTTTCATTTGTCCGGATTCGGCTGCGCCACCTGTATCGGAAACAGCGGCGCCCTTCACCCCGGCCTGGAAAAGGCCATCACCGACAACGGACTGACGGTGGCATCGGTTCTTTCCGGAAACCGGAATTTCGAAGCCAGGATACACCAGCGGATCAAGGCAAATTTTCTCATGTCCCCGATGCTGGTCGTGGCCTTTGCCATTGCGGGACGAATCGACATTGATCTGACGACAGAGCCCGTGGGATTTGATCCGAACGGCACCCCGGTTTACTTAAAAGACCTGTGGCCCTCCAACCGGGAAATCCGAAAGCTGGTTCATGACCATGTGACCCGTGACGGGTTTGAAACCGGCTATCATGACATTTTTGCCGGAGACCGCTTCTGGCAGGCGCTTGCCGAAGAAAAAAGCACGACGTTCCCGTGGGATGAGCACTCAACCTATATCAAACACCCGCCATATTTTGAAAATTTCGATCTTCATGTCGGGCCCTGTCCGGATATCCATGAGGCAAAACCGCTCCTGATGCTGGGAGATTCGGTCACAACCGATCATATTTCACCGGCAGGGGCCATCCCGGCGCATTACCCGGCAGGCCAGTACCTGACCGGGCACGGACTGACGCCGGAAGCGTTTAATACCTACGGATCGCGCCGGGGGAATCACGAGGTCATGATGCGCGGCACCTTTGCCAACATCCGGATCAAAAATCAACTGGCGGCCCCGAGCGAAGGCGGCTACACCCGAAAATTTCCTGAAAAGGAAAAGATGTTTATCTTTGACGCGGCGGATCGATACCGGCACGAAGACATCCCGCTGATTGTGCTGGGCGGAAAAGAATACGGTACCGGATCCTCCAGAGACTGGGCGGCCAAAGGCACCCTTCTGCTGGGGATCAAAGCGGTGATCGCAGAAAGCTATGAACGCATCCACCGCAGTAATCTCGTGGGGATGGGGGTGCTTCCGCTGATATTCACCGCCGGGCAAAGCTGGAGGAGCCTCGGGTTGAACGGATCAGAAACCTTTTTTATCGACGGCATCGATACCGTATCTCCGGGAAAAGTGCTGCAGGTTACCGCCGGGAAAACAGACGGCAGCCGAATCCGCTTTGAAGCCATCGCCCGGCTGGATACGCAAATCGATGTGGAATATTTCAAGCACGGCGGCATTCTGCCGTATGTACTGCGGAAACTGATAGCTGAAGACTCACGGCCCACGCCTCACGGCTGA
- a CDS encoding uridine kinase: MANLIKEEEDKGRLHIQSSLMGESLVSKSFLKTTEVKDYFRMHPDINVLKIGGQSIMDRGGSALFPIIDKLIEAKERHKILLMTGGGTRARHAYSIGVDLGMPPGILSKMGDKVSWQNAEMLSVLMAKHGGIQINNGDNLEQLTMFCKLGYIPITCGVPPYGLFEHPPEHGSIPPHRTDSGAFLLAENIGARSLIYLKDEKGLFENDPKKVSKSDRANLRFFDRISASELLELDLDDLIVERAVITLLQRAKSVKQLQIIDALNHPEHILRALDGEHVGTIIYKD; this comes from the coding sequence ATGGCAAATCTGATCAAGGAAGAAGAAGATAAGGGCCGGCTGCATATTCAATCCAGCCTCATGGGAGAATCGCTGGTCAGCAAATCTTTTCTCAAAACAACCGAGGTCAAAGACTACTTCCGGATGCACCCGGACATCAATGTACTGAAAATCGGCGGACAGAGCATCATGGACCGGGGAGGCAGTGCGCTGTTCCCGATAATAGACAAGTTGATTGAAGCCAAGGAACGGCATAAAATCCTGCTTATGACCGGCGGCGGTACCCGTGCCCGGCATGCATACAGCATCGGGGTAGACCTGGGAATGCCCCCCGGCATCCTGTCCAAAATGGGGGACAAGGTATCCTGGCAAAACGCAGAAATGCTTTCGGTCCTGATGGCCAAACACGGTGGCATCCAAATCAACAACGGCGACAATCTGGAACAGCTCACCATGTTTTGCAAGCTCGGTTATATACCGATCACGTGCGGGGTTCCGCCGTACGGATTATTCGAACATCCGCCCGAGCACGGCTCCATTCCCCCTCACCGCACCGATTCGGGGGCTTTTCTGCTGGCAGAAAATATCGGGGCCCGCTCCCTGATTTATCTGAAGGATGAAAAGGGATTGTTTGAAAATGATCCGAAGAAAGTCAGCAAATCCGACCGGGCCAATCTCAGATTTTTTGACAGGATCTCCGCATCTGAGCTGCTGGAGCTGGATCTGGACGACTTGATCGTTGAACGGGCGGTGATCACCCTGCTTCAACGGGCAAAATCTGTGAAACAGCTCCAGATCATCGATGCTCTCAATCACCCGGAACATATTCTCCGGGCACTGGATGGAGAACATGTCGGAACGATCATTTATAAGGACTGA
- a CDS encoding PAS domain S-box protein codes for MLLKKKILLSHLSIILITALTLGVISYDVMMESLRKVERDRMLQTAAYGAKSLDLFFTDTVKVMHRLSGGKAASGYPPQDEKNTLIEYFLKFSQVFPLIIFADKEGIEQIKVLNEKAFTEHNKISYPVIFNRAIGHPNEVVLSEILPIRELGEPGLFFAIARYDNFDKLSDLILGAVPLSNITNTIFNTSDTPYEASYLIDHDGTLIAAPDPGQVMTPITLSAFPESDFQTFLSQAVSSKTWFCRADIMGCDSLIAGSTLTYRNWAVLVTLPYKTFIAPLNTLRSTGIAITLFIILISSVIALALSESITRPLSRLIHITESVAGGNLSERLTITSKDELGVLSRYFNTMIDDLDTSRADIIEAKDRLQDIISSMMEALIVLDPEFTIKMVNSSACNLLHYTEPELLGKPVSMIFAAGNEVISEFAGPGGIHNTEKTLRSRSGKKIETLFSGSIIRDTRGTIQGMVCVARDITDRKMMEQKLRESEHKYRSLLERANDGIIILQDSIIGYANPRITTMLGYSIDDIQGAPIDQIMAPEERNLLMNVYSYAAARNRTLPIQETTLVHNDSHTIQVEINAGLINFRDRPAYLLIIRNITERLQLQKEQMKAERLESIGILAGGIAHDFNNILTGILGNISLARLYLPKGNRALEKLTASEEAVSKAQDLTSRLRTFAKGGAPQRQLLHIGHLIRETAESVLNQTPVTVRYDTADDLWLTESDPEQMHLVFKNLFLNATEAMDKVGVIDISIQNMPAADREYIPDSFMDYIQISITDHGKGIPAHHMNKLFDPYFSTKQRGTQKGMGLGLTIVHSIITRHGGTIRVRSHAGIGTTFTLYLPAIKPSKQTD; via the coding sequence ATGCTTTTAAAAAAGAAAATCTTACTGTCCCATCTGAGTATCATTCTCATAACGGCGTTAACTCTGGGAGTGATCAGTTACGACGTGATGATGGAATCGCTCCGGAAGGTCGAGCGGGACAGAATGCTTCAGACCGCCGCATATGGGGCTAAATCACTGGATTTATTCTTCACCGATACGGTTAAAGTCATGCACCGCCTGTCCGGGGGGAAAGCGGCTTCCGGCTACCCCCCGCAAGATGAAAAAAACACGCTGATTGAGTATTTCTTAAAATTCAGTCAGGTATTTCCACTGATTATATTTGCCGACAAAGAAGGCATCGAGCAGATTAAAGTCCTGAACGAAAAAGCCTTTACCGAACACAATAAAATCAGCTACCCGGTCATTTTCAATAGGGCCATCGGACATCCCAACGAGGTCGTGTTATCCGAAATTCTCCCGATCAGGGAACTGGGAGAACCCGGCCTTTTTTTTGCGATAGCCAGATACGACAATTTTGACAAATTAAGCGATCTGATCCTGGGGGCAGTTCCCCTTTCGAACATCACGAATACTATTTTCAACACCAGCGATACGCCATATGAGGCTTCCTACCTGATCGATCATGACGGCACCCTGATAGCCGCACCCGACCCCGGTCAGGTCATGACCCCAATAACCCTGTCCGCCTTTCCGGAAAGCGACTTTCAGACGTTTCTGAGCCAGGCTGTATCCAGCAAAACCTGGTTCTGCAGAGCCGACATCATGGGCTGTGACAGCCTTATTGCCGGCAGCACTCTGACATATCGCAACTGGGCGGTTCTGGTCACCCTGCCGTACAAGACCTTTATTGCCCCTCTGAATACGTTACGATCTACCGGAATTGCGATTACGCTCTTCATTATTTTAATATCCTCGGTGATCGCCCTGGCCTTATCCGAAAGCATCACCCGGCCCCTGAGCCGGCTGATCCATATTACCGAATCGGTTGCCGGAGGCAATCTGTCCGAACGGCTCACGATCACATCCAAAGACGAACTGGGCGTGTTAAGCCGGTATTTCAACACCATGATCGACGATCTGGATACATCCAGAGCCGACATCATCGAAGCCAAAGACAGGCTGCAGGACATCATCTCCTCCATGATGGAGGCCCTGATCGTTCTGGACCCGGAATTTACCATCAAAATGGTGAATTCCTCGGCATGCAATCTGCTCCACTACACGGAACCGGAGTTGCTGGGAAAGCCCGTCTCCATGATCTTTGCCGCCGGAAATGAGGTCATCAGCGAATTTGCCGGACCGGGCGGCATCCATAATACGGAAAAGACGCTCAGATCCAGGTCCGGCAAGAAAATTGAAACCCTGTTTTCCGGATCGATCATCCGCGATACACGGGGAACCATTCAGGGCATGGTCTGCGTGGCCAGAGACATCACGGACCGTAAAATGATGGAGCAAAAACTGCGGGAATCCGAGCACAAATACCGCAGCCTCCTGGAACGGGCCAACGACGGGATTATCATCCTTCAGGATTCAATCATCGGCTATGCCAACCCCCGGATAACCACCATGCTCGGATACAGCATCGATGACATTCAGGGGGCTCCCATTGACCAGATTATGGCCCCAGAAGAACGAAACCTGCTGATGAATGTTTATTCATACGCGGCAGCCCGTAACAGAACCCTCCCCATACAGGAAACCACGCTGGTTCACAATGACAGCCATACGATTCAGGTTGAAATCAACGCCGGACTCATCAACTTCCGGGACCGGCCTGCATATCTGCTCATCATCCGGAATATTACCGAACGCCTGCAGCTGCAGAAAGAGCAGATGAAAGCCGAAAGGCTCGAGTCCATCGGCATTCTCGCCGGCGGTATTGCCCATGATTTCAACAACATTCTCACCGGTATTCTGGGCAATATCAGCCTGGCAAGGCTATACCTCCCGAAAGGAAACAGAGCACTTGAGAAATTAACCGCATCCGAAGAGGCCGTATCAAAAGCGCAGGACCTTACGTCCCGGCTGAGAACATTTGCAAAAGGCGGGGCTCCTCAAAGGCAGCTGCTTCATATCGGGCATTTAATCAGAGAAACCGCCGAATCCGTATTAAACCAGACCCCTGTCACCGTCCGATATGATACGGCAGACGATCTGTGGCTGACGGAAAGTGATCCGGAGCAGATGCATCTCGTGTTTAAAAATCTGTTCCTCAACGCCACGGAAGCCATGGACAAAGTCGGCGTCATTGACATTTCAATACAAAACATGCCCGCTGCGGATCGGGAATATATTCCGGATAGCTTTATGGATTATATTCAAATTTCCATCACCGATCATGGAAAAGGTATTCCGGCCCATCACATGAACAAACTTTTTGATCCGTATTTCAGCACCAAACAACGGGGGACACAGAAAGGAATGGGGCTCGGCCTGACCATCGTTCATTCGATTATCACCCGGCACGGCGGTACGATCAGGGTCCGGTCCCATGCGGGCATCGGAACGACATTTACGCTGTATCTGCCGGCGATAAAGCCATCGAAACAAACAGACTGA
- a CDS encoding aconitase family protein: MEKNQFTWRITIDATDYSFFDITLLEEKGLANISGLPFSIKILVENLLRNLDGKIVTEADVLHIARWQKHYERPVEIPYHPARVLMQDFTGVPAVVDLAAMRDAVKAIGKDPGKINPMIPVDLVIDHSLQMDYYGSMDAVTRNLKKEYQRNTERYTFLKWAQKSFENFRVVPPNSGICHQVNLEHLAQVVMCKVSDGKTVAFPDTLLGTDSHTTMINGIGVMGWGVGGIEAEAVMLGQPYYMTIPEVVGVRLTGQPPEGITATDIVLAMTEMLRAHKVVEKFVEYFGPGIGNLSVTDRATIANMAPEYGATLGFFPVDNQTLEYLELTGRSAQ, from the coding sequence ATGGAAAAAAATCAGTTCACCTGGCGGATCACTATCGACGCTACTGACTACAGTTTTTTTGACATCACCCTGCTCGAAGAAAAAGGCCTTGCAAATATTTCCGGATTACCGTTTTCCATTAAAATACTCGTGGAAAATCTGCTGCGGAACCTGGACGGGAAAATCGTCACCGAAGCCGATGTGCTTCACATCGCCAGATGGCAGAAACATTATGAGCGGCCGGTTGAAATTCCCTATCATCCGGCCCGTGTGCTGATGCAGGATTTTACCGGTGTTCCGGCCGTGGTGGATCTGGCCGCCATGAGAGATGCCGTAAAGGCAATCGGCAAAGATCCCGGCAAAATCAACCCGATGATCCCGGTGGATCTGGTGATCGACCACTCTCTGCAAATGGATTATTACGGCAGCATGGATGCGGTCACCCGCAACCTCAAAAAAGAGTACCAGCGAAATACGGAGCGATATACCTTTCTAAAATGGGCACAGAAAAGCTTTGAAAACTTCAGGGTCGTCCCCCCCAATTCCGGGATCTGCCATCAGGTCAATTTGGAGCACCTGGCGCAGGTGGTCATGTGCAAAGTCTCTGACGGCAAAACAGTCGCCTTTCCGGATACGCTTCTGGGCACGGACTCGCATACCACCATGATCAACGGGATCGGTGTCATGGGATGGGGCGTGGGCGGCATCGAAGCCGAGGCCGTCATGCTGGGCCAGCCCTATTACATGACCATTCCCGAAGTTGTCGGGGTCCGGCTGACCGGCCAGCCGCCGGAGGGTATCACCGCCACCGACATCGTTCTTGCGATGACCGAAATGCTCAGGGCGCACAAGGTGGTTGAAAAATTCGTGGAATATTTCGGGCCGGGTATCGGCAACCTGAGCGTTACCGACCGTGCCACCATCGCCAACATGGCACCTGAATACGGCGCGACGCTCGGTTTTTTCCCTGTGGACAATCAGACCCTGGAATATCTTGAGCTGACCGGAAGATCTGCGCAGG
- a CDS encoding PadR family transcriptional regulator yields the protein MKVQNKSHHQPGTGKKERYIQPSILLSLKLKPSYGYELIQDIQTFGFVEGLAPPGMIYRHLRQLEEDGLVHSEWETEGTGAAKRMYRLTPEGEDILCLWIRFMERQVEQLQRFSECYHSCESSAKPPAE from the coding sequence ATGAAAGTCCAAAATAAATCACACCACCAACCCGGTACAGGAAAAAAGGAACGTTACATTCAGCCGTCAATTTTATTGAGCCTGAAGCTCAAACCATCGTATGGCTACGAATTGATACAGGATATTCAGACGTTTGGATTTGTGGAGGGACTCGCGCCGCCGGGAATGATATACCGGCATCTCAGGCAGCTGGAAGAAGACGGACTGGTGCACTCGGAATGGGAAACGGAGGGCACCGGTGCGGCAAAACGGATGTACCGGTTAACTCCGGAAGGCGAAGACATCCTCTGTCTCTGGATCCGGTTCATGGAACGACAGGTGGAACAGCTTCAACGGTTTTCCGAATGCTATCACTCGTGTGAATCATCCGCAAAGCCGCCGGCCGAATGA
- a CDS encoding TonB-dependent receptor: MKRFVWKKMVLLSFGLCMILPVLSQAETVNTRADVYTLGEVVVTGDREGVEAIGTVREITAEDISKKGARTLDEALDLLPGVHVRTGNDGVPRVDLRGLRGRHVLLMLDGIPFNSTYDGQFDPTVIPTENIARIKVSYGNHSVLYGEGGLGGVINIITKKGTEGVQGKVAAEASERNRWLGNFNLSGAKDAVDFFVSGSLLDSDGYPLSGDFDATKHEDGDLRENSDRQWGSLFANLGYKAGDSLSLGFVYNYLKGEYGKPPATIDNKMDADFAKSLKYERVDDVEGNSGQVSFSWDDGSPLNLRGWAYVNQQDEETNRYDDGQYDSQTAKGAYHEESRTTISGTNLQGGWDMGATGLLTVGLSMASQEFEASGFEITDNKGTTGDLAQDRKLDTYSVALEYEVNPLDSLGFTLGYGHHWLDRTDNGSDDEGSFLIGAYYDVLKDTRLRTSAARKIRFPSIKQLYDTASGGNTELTTETSMNYELGFEQNLPMDSRLVVTGFWIDVDDYIEKDASGFNQNNEEYRFKGIELTAETRCIDNLMLRAGYTWMDSEDRSVATLKDELQHRPEQKITLEAGYEFGFGLTGYASLLHVADQYFYSDLATLTPPDNKKALNDYTVVNLKLNQQIRNSGLSLYVGADNLFDEDYEESYGSPREGQTLYAGVEYRF, from the coding sequence ATGAAAAGATTCGTATGGAAGAAGATGGTTTTATTATCTTTCGGACTTTGCATGATCTTACCGGTGCTGTCTCAGGCAGAAACGGTGAATACCCGGGCGGATGTCTATACGCTGGGTGAAGTGGTGGTGACCGGGGACCGGGAAGGGGTGGAAGCGATCGGAACGGTCCGTGAAATTACGGCCGAGGATATTTCGAAAAAAGGAGCCCGGACCCTGGATGAGGCGCTGGATCTGCTGCCCGGCGTTCATGTCCGAACCGGAAACGACGGCGTGCCCCGGGTGGATTTAAGGGGGCTTCGGGGCCGTCATGTACTGCTGATGCTCGACGGGATTCCGTTTAATTCCACTTATGACGGGCAGTTTGACCCGACGGTGATTCCCACGGAAAATATTGCTAGAATCAAGGTTTCTTACGGAAATCATTCGGTACTTTACGGCGAGGGGGGACTCGGCGGGGTGATCAACATCATTACCAAAAAGGGAACTGAAGGCGTCCAGGGAAAAGTGGCGGCCGAGGCCTCCGAACGCAACCGGTGGCTGGGCAATTTCAACCTGTCCGGTGCAAAGGATGCGGTCGATTTTTTTGTCAGCGGCAGCCTGCTGGATTCGGACGGATATCCGCTGTCAGGTGATTTTGATGCCACGAAGCATGAGGACGGTGACCTGAGGGAAAACAGCGACCGGCAATGGGGCAGTCTGTTTGCCAATCTCGGTTATAAGGCTGGCGACAGCCTCTCGTTGGGTTTTGTATACAATTATCTGAAGGGTGAATACGGAAAACCGCCGGCAACCATTGATAATAAAATGGACGCGGATTTTGCCAAGAGTCTCAAATATGAACGGGTGGATGATGTCGAGGGGAACAGCGGTCAGGTGTCATTCAGCTGGGATGACGGCTCTCCTTTGAATTTGCGCGGATGGGCGTATGTCAACCAGCAGGATGAGGAAACCAACCGTTATGATGATGGTCAGTATGACAGCCAGACGGCTAAGGGGGCCTATCACGAAGAAAGCAGAACAACCATTTCGGGGACAAATCTTCAGGGGGGATGGGACATGGGGGCGACCGGTCTGCTGACGGTGGGGCTTTCCATGGCCAGCCAGGAGTTTGAAGCCTCCGGATTTGAAATTACCGATAATAAGGGAACCACGGGGGATCTGGCTCAGGACCGCAAACTCGATACATATTCGGTGGCTCTGGAGTACGAGGTCAACCCGCTGGATTCGCTCGGGTTTACACTCGGATACGGTCATCACTGGCTCGACAGAACGGATAACGGCAGCGACGATGAGGGATCGTTTCTGATCGGCGCGTACTATGATGTTCTCAAAGATACCAGGCTTCGGACATCGGCTGCCAGGAAAATTCGTTTTCCGTCCATAAAGCAGCTTTATGATACCGCCAGTGGCGGGAACACCGAACTGACCACGGAAACATCCATGAATTATGAACTGGGCTTCGAGCAGAATCTGCCGATGGACAGCCGTCTTGTGGTGACCGGATTCTGGATCGATGTGGATGACTATATTGAGAAAGATGCCTCCGGCTTCAATCAGAACAACGAAGAGTATCGCTTCAAGGGGATTGAATTGACGGCGGAAACCCGCTGCATCGACAATCTGATGCTCAGAGCCGGCTATACGTGGATGGATTCGGAAGACCGATCCGTGGCAACGCTCAAGGATGAGTTGCAGCATCGTCCCGAGCAGAAAATAACCCTGGAAGCCGGCTATGAGTTTGGTTTCGGCCTGACGGGCTATGCGAGCCTGCTGCATGTGGCCGATCAGTACTTTTATTCGGATTTGGCCACGCTGACGCCACCGGATAATAAAAAGGCGCTCAATGATTATACGGTCGTCAATCTAAAACTGAATCAGCAGATTCGGAACAGCGGCCTGAGTCTTTATGTGGGGGCGGACAATCTGTTTGATGAGGATTATGAAGAAAGTTACGGCTCACCAAGGGAAGGCCAGACGCTGTATGCCGGTGTCGAATACCGGTTTTAA